A stretch of Desulfobacter hydrogenophilus DNA encodes these proteins:
- a CDS encoding aminoacyl-tRNA deacylase, which translates to MVFEKVQSLLTQSKVTFRLHHHDPVVTVAQAKAIVPHLAVNLIKTIVFKIKDGPWILAGVNAPDRIHYKYLADIFGVNRKLIRAVSAPEVEAGLGFEIGGVGPFPVASDVAVILDQSLMDLPHVFCGSGRNTVTVEIAPGDLAAAGQAKVAVIRKP; encoded by the coding sequence ATGGTATTTGAAAAGGTTCAATCCCTTCTGACCCAAAGCAAGGTGACTTTTCGGCTTCACCACCACGACCCAGTGGTCACTGTGGCCCAGGCCAAGGCGATCGTGCCCCACCTAGCTGTCAACCTGATCAAAACGATCGTTTTTAAAATCAAGGACGGTCCATGGATTCTTGCGGGTGTCAATGCTCCGGACCGGATTCATTACAAGTACCTGGCAGATATTTTTGGGGTGAACCGCAAGCTGATACGGGCCGTGTCTGCCCCTGAGGTGGAAGCAGGTCTCGGGTTTGAGATCGGCGGGGTGGGACCGTTTCCTGTGGCTTCGGATGTGGCGGTCATTCTCGATCAAAGCCTGATGGATCTGCCACATGTATTCTGCGGAAGCGGCAGGAATACGGTTACTGTTGAAATTGCCCCCGGGGACCTGGCAGCGGCGGGCCAAGCCAAGGTTGCTGTCATCCGCAAGCCTTAA
- the nhaD gene encoding sodium:proton antiporter NhaD, whose protein sequence is MHTLLIVVFVLAYLAIAFEHPLRVNKSASALLGAGIMWTIYAVATDNHHLVTEQLNENLAATAQIIFFLLGAMTIVELVDAHDGFEVITSRITTTSQSVLIVLIGIVTFFLSAMLDNLTTTIVMVSLTKKLLDNHDDRLIFVGIIVIAANAGGAWSPIGDVTTTMLWIGGQISSVGVIKSVFLASVANLIIPLIVVSFMLHGKIVGKKAESVGPGISTKFERNLMFTVGLGSLVMVPVFKEITHLPPFMGILCGLGVLWLIGELVHRNKPDEEKQPLTMVHALSRIDMPSILFFIGILLAVSTLEDSHILPSLAAWLNQAIGEQSIIVAVIGVISSIIDNVPLVAASMGMYDIHQFGTDNFLWTFLAFCAGTGGSLLIIGSAAGVAAMGLEKINFFWYVKKISGLAILGYIAGILVFLVQFKLLHG, encoded by the coding sequence ATGCATACGCTATTAATTGTAGTCTTTGTTCTGGCCTATTTGGCCATCGCCTTTGAGCATCCGCTCAGGGTAAACAAGTCAGCCTCTGCCCTGCTGGGCGCCGGCATTATGTGGACTATTTACGCTGTTGCCACAGACAATCATCATCTTGTGACGGAACAACTCAATGAAAATCTTGCAGCCACTGCCCAGATCATCTTTTTTCTGCTCGGTGCCATGACCATTGTTGAGCTGGTTGATGCCCATGACGGCTTTGAGGTGATTACTTCGCGGATTACCACCACCAGCCAGAGTGTTTTGATTGTGCTCATTGGTATTGTTACTTTTTTTCTCAGTGCCATGCTCGATAACCTGACCACCACCATTGTTATGGTGTCATTGACCAAAAAACTTTTGGACAATCATGATGACCGGCTGATTTTTGTAGGCATTATTGTTATTGCCGCCAATGCCGGAGGGGCATGGTCGCCCATTGGAGATGTCACCACAACCATGCTCTGGATCGGCGGGCAGATTAGTTCCGTGGGGGTGATTAAATCTGTTTTCCTGGCATCTGTAGCCAATCTTATTATTCCGTTGATTGTTGTCAGTTTTATGTTGCATGGAAAAATAGTGGGGAAAAAGGCAGAGTCGGTTGGTCCTGGAATTAGCACAAAATTCGAACGTAACTTGATGTTCACTGTTGGATTAGGCTCGTTGGTCATGGTGCCGGTGTTCAAAGAGATAACCCATTTACCGCCCTTTATGGGAATTTTGTGTGGGCTTGGTGTTCTCTGGCTGATCGGAGAGCTTGTCCACAGGAATAAGCCTGACGAGGAAAAACAGCCCCTGACCATGGTGCATGCCCTATCCAGAATCGATATGCCATCCATTCTCTTTTTCATCGGTATCCTGTTGGCGGTGTCAACCCTGGAAGATTCACATATCCTGCCTTCCCTGGCGGCCTGGCTTAATCAGGCCATTGGCGAACAGAGTATTATCGTTGCAGTGATCGGTGTGATCAGTTCGATCATCGACAATGTACCCTTGGTGGCAGCGTCCATGGGGATGTATGATATCCATCAGTTTGGCACAGACAATTTTCTGTGGACCTTCCTGGCTTTCTGCGCGGGAACCGGCGGCTCATTGCTGATCATTGGTTCGGCTGCCGGGGTAGCTGCCATGGGCCTGGAGAAAATCAACTTTTTTTGGTATGTAAAAAAAATCAGCGGACTGGCAATTCTTGGTTATATCGCAGGCATCCTGGTATTTCTGGTTCAGTTCAAGCTGCTCCACGGCTGA
- a CDS encoding EF-hand domain-containing protein has translation MKSNNYFLTLVAFFMMVSSVAANQAHDSSCNKGNYPTADGHGQLNKHFKDIDMNGDNSVSFDEFKKVFPSAEQKAFDHLDSDKNSTLSNEEWRQFTEMHKGMGKHHKQKYHTKKLPDPSKFNAHFPDMDSDNNDRVTLEEFKAAFPEASEHEDVFNAIDLDGKGDLDHDEWHEFKAAHGSKHID, from the coding sequence ATGAAAAGTAATAATTATTTTTTAACACTGGTGGCATTTTTCATGATGGTTTCAAGTGTAGCTGCCAACCAAGCACATGACTCGTCATGCAACAAAGGGAACTATCCAACTGCAGACGGGCATGGACAGCTTAACAAGCATTTCAAAGATATTGATATGAATGGTGATAACAGCGTAAGCTTCGATGAGTTCAAAAAGGTATTCCCTTCGGCTGAGCAAAAGGCATTTGATCACCTTGATAGTGATAAAAATAGTACCTTAAGTAATGAAGAATGGCGTCAATTTACAGAAATGCATAAAGGAATGGGAAAACATCATAAACAAAAATATCATACGAAGAAGCTTCCTGACCCTTCGAAATTTAACGCCCATTTTCCTGACATGGATAGTGACAATAATGATCGGGTAACTCTTGAAGAATTCAAAGCTGCTTTTCCAGAAGCATCAGAACATGAAGATGTGTTCAATGCGATTGATCTTGATGGAAAAGGTGATTTAGATCATGACGAGTGGCATGAGTTCAAAGCTGCGCATGGATCGAAGCATATCGATTAA
- a CDS encoding IS4 family transposase encodes MNTTLTNVENQMTNSEQIGVLNDYFTKFKIGKLLNQSGIVKTKGASPLAIFTALFNLAFHNKNLYQGIVKNKKVDVDKDAAYNFLNSPTYNWRRFTLQLCRRIYFIIRKLLDDSSEEVLIFDDSTYSRNRSKKVELLSRVFDHTDMKYIKGFRMLTLGWSDGNSFLGLDFALLSSVDKKNRYNEINPDIDKRTCGYHRRQEAVTKTTAHLVPMVKRALDMGVRAKYILMDSWFSMPSAIANLREYIHVICMLKDHPKWLYEYQGKKLRLSELYGKLKKKRGRAKVKAQAIVTLSNGKQAKIIFVPCDKKRGWLALLSTDLALPNEEIIRLYGKRWDIEVFFKMCKQHLKLVKEIQIRNYDGLVGHTSLVIARYNILSLYQRQCMDQRSFGELFRACNDEMTNLSFMVSLERIMRLALVNIRQLFNFTERMVQVMLDQVMGQALKYFGFSSRPEELLGV; translated from the coding sequence ATGAATACTACCCTTACCAACGTAGAAAATCAAATGACAAATTCAGAACAAATCGGCGTACTCAATGATTATTTTACAAAATTCAAAATTGGTAAGTTATTGAATCAATCAGGAATCGTTAAAACCAAAGGAGCCTCACCGCTTGCCATTTTCACAGCCCTATTTAACTTGGCATTTCACAACAAGAATTTATACCAGGGCATTGTGAAAAATAAAAAAGTTGATGTCGATAAGGACGCCGCTTACAATTTTTTGAACTCTCCAACATATAACTGGCGGCGGTTTACCCTTCAGCTCTGCCGCCGAATTTATTTTATCATCAGAAAGCTCCTTGATGATTCTTCTGAAGAAGTTCTTATCTTCGACGATTCTACCTATAGCAGAAACCGTTCTAAAAAAGTCGAGCTTTTATCCCGGGTGTTTGATCATACAGATATGAAGTACATCAAAGGATTCCGGATGCTGACTCTTGGCTGGTCTGACGGTAACAGTTTTCTTGGACTTGATTTTGCCCTTTTATCATCTGTAGACAAAAAGAATCGATACAATGAAATAAATCCTGATATTGATAAAAGGACCTGCGGATATCATCGCCGCCAGGAAGCGGTTACAAAAACCACAGCCCATCTCGTACCGATGGTAAAAAGAGCCCTTGATATGGGTGTCCGGGCTAAGTATATTTTAATGGACAGTTGGTTTTCGATGCCGTCAGCAATCGCAAATTTGCGGGAATACATACACGTCATATGCATGCTGAAAGATCATCCAAAATGGCTTTATGAATATCAAGGCAAAAAGCTTAGGCTGTCCGAACTCTATGGAAAATTGAAGAAAAAACGAGGAAGAGCAAAAGTCAAAGCCCAAGCTATTGTTACTCTTTCCAACGGCAAGCAGGCAAAAATCATTTTTGTTCCCTGTGATAAAAAACGTGGCTGGCTTGCACTCCTGTCGACAGATTTGGCCCTTCCTAATGAAGAAATCATTCGTCTGTACGGCAAACGTTGGGATATAGAGGTCTTTTTCAAAATGTGCAAACAGCACTTAAAATTGGTGAAGGAAATACAAATTCGAAATTACGATGGCCTTGTGGGCCATACATCTCTGGTTATTGCCAGGTATAATATTCTCAGCCTTTATCAGCGGCAATGTATGGATCAGAGATCATTCGGGGAGCTCTTCAGGGCCTGTAACGATGAGATGACCAATTTGTCTTTTATGGTTTCTTTGGAGCGGATCATGCGTTTAGCTTTGGTAAATATTCGGCAATTATTTAATTTTACCGAGCGTATGGTTCAAGTGATGCTTGATCAGGTAATGGGCCAAGCTCTCAAGTATTTCGGTTTTTCAAGTAGGCCTGAGGAATTATTGGGGGTGTAA
- a CDS encoding DMT family transporter, producing MGSAFALACAFFWAFAVILFKKAGESFSPITLNIYKSVVAMALIGLTMLVMGIPFFPDVAPRVWWILVLSGLFGITLADIFYFFALNRLDAGMVAVVECLYLPGVLGFSYLLLGKRMGVLGIIGSVLVLCAILVGAVPLKDLKLRNIRKGPTLWGICAGLLAMMFMALGIVIAKGVLDQADVFWATFIRVTAGLIGLVPIVLCHPGRMRFAQELKFSKAWLKAFPATVSGNYIALVLWVAGMKYTTASRAGVLNQMSTIFLLILATVWLKEEMTAQRLAAILLAIAGAYLVIFN from the coding sequence ATGGGGTCTGCCTTTGCTCTGGCATGTGCATTTTTCTGGGCCTTTGCCGTTATCCTGTTTAAAAAAGCAGGGGAGAGCTTTTCGCCCATTACCCTGAATATTTATAAAAGTGTTGTGGCCATGGCACTGATCGGCCTGACCATGCTCGTGATGGGCATCCCTTTTTTTCCCGATGTGGCACCGCGTGTATGGTGGATTCTTGTCCTGTCGGGATTATTCGGCATCACCCTGGCCGACATATTTTATTTCTTTGCCCTGAACCGCCTGGATGCCGGCATGGTGGCGGTGGTGGAATGCCTGTATCTGCCCGGCGTTCTCGGATTTTCCTATCTCCTTTTAGGAAAACGCATGGGTGTTTTGGGGATCATCGGCAGTGTTCTGGTCCTTTGTGCCATACTGGTGGGCGCTGTCCCCCTAAAGGATTTAAAACTTAGAAACATACGCAAAGGCCCAACGCTTTGGGGAATTTGCGCAGGACTCCTTGCCATGATGTTCATGGCGTTGGGCATTGTGATTGCCAAGGGTGTACTGGACCAGGCTGATGTATTCTGGGCCACCTTTATCAGGGTAACGGCCGGGTTAATCGGCCTTGTGCCCATTGTGCTGTGCCACCCGGGCCGAATGCGGTTTGCCCAAGAGCTTAAATTTTCAAAAGCCTGGCTCAAGGCCTTTCCGGCAACGGTAAGCGGCAACTATATTGCCCTGGTGCTCTGGGTGGCGGGGATGAAATACACCACCGCATCCAGGGCCGGCGTCCTAAACCAGATGTCCACCATCTTTCTTCTTATACTGGCTACGGTGTGGCTCAAGGAAGAAATGACGGCCCAACGGCTGGCCGCTATTTTATTAGCAATCGCCGGGGCTTATCTTGTAATTTTTAATTAG